The window AATCGAGATACGTTTGCCGGTACCGTTCCAGCCGGTGTTAACCAGATAGGCCTGTGCGCCAGCAGCCTGCATGCGTTTCACCAGCACTTCTGCGTACTGCGTCGGGTGCAGTGACAGGAAGGCCGCACCGAAACAGGCAGAGAATGTTGGGGTCGGTTCAGTCACGCCGCGCTCGGTTCCAGCCAGTTTGGCGGTGAAGCCAGACAGGAAGTGGTACTGGGTTTGATCTGCGGTCAGACGGGATACCGGTGGCAGAACGCCAAACGCATCGGCGGTCAGGAAGATAACCTTGGTGGCATGGCCCGCTTTTGACACTGGCTTAACGATATTATCGATGTGATAAATCGGGTAGGAAACGCGGGTATTCTCGGTTTTAGAACCGTCATCGAAGTCGATAGAGCCATCTTCACGTACGGTGACGTTTTCCAGCAGCGCATCGCGGCGAATCGCATTGTAGATTTCTGGTTCTGCATCTTTAGACAGCTTGATGGTCTTCGCGTAGCAGCCGCCCTCGAAGTTGAACACACCGTCGTCGTCCCAGCCGTGCTCATCATCGCCAATCAGGCGACGTTTCGGGTCGGTAGACAGCGTGGTTTTACCGGTACCGGACAGGCCAAAGAACACCGCCACATCACCTTTTTCACCGACGTTTGCCGAGCAGTGCATGGAGGCAATGCCCTTCAGCGGCAGCAGGTAATTCATCACGGAGAACATGCCTTTTTTCATCTCTCCGCCGTACCAGGTCCCGCCAATTAACTGAATACGTTCAGTCAGGTTGAAAGCCACGAAGTTCTCAGAGTTGAGCCCCTGTTCTTTCCACTGCGGGTTGGTGCATTTCGCACCGTTCATCACGATAAAATCAGGTTTAAAATCAAGCAGTTCTTCATCGCTTGGGCGGATAAACATGTTTTTAACGAAATGTGCCTGCCAGGCGACTTCGGTAATAAAGCGCACTGAAAGGCGGGTATCGGCGTTCGCGCCGCAGAATGCATCAACGATAAACAGGCGTTTGCCTGAGAGTTGCTGGGTGACTAATCCTTTCAGGTGCTGCCAGGTTTCCTGGGAAAGCGGTTTGTTGTCGTTCTTACCTTTACCCTTGTCGGACCACCAGAGCGTATCTCGCGTGGTGTCGTCACGGACAATGTACTTATCCTTTGGTGAACGCCCGGTAAAGATACCGGTATCAACAGCAACGGCGCCCAGATTAGTTAACACTCCGCGCTCGTAGCCTTCCAGATTTGGATCAAGCTCTTCCTGGTACAGCAGGTCGTAGCTGGGATTGTAAACGATATCCTGAACGTCATTGATACCATAAGCCTCGAGATCTTGCGGGGTTAAACTGTTGTTCACACGCATTTCACTGCTCCTTAGCCAATATGTATTACCTGGAATAGTAAGGTTTTTTAGGGATTGTTAACCGCGACAAGGCTCATAGATTTACGCATCCGGCAAAATCACAGATAACTGAATACGCTGCGACTCCTGTCGCAAATAGGCGGATATTATGGCAGGAAACCCTTTTTTGTTGTGGAAAATGTTCCTAAAACGTTAATGGAGAGTATATTTGGCGGGAATCTTGTGAGTGTAATCGCATTCATGTAGGAAAATAACGTAACTCAAACATATGAAATATCGATTCACGTCGCGTTGTGAGGGGCTGAAAGACACCGGTAAGTGCCAATAATTGTGATGTTGATGCGATAATGATCTTTTCCCTTCATTCTGGATTACGACATGGACAGTGTTGAGCTTTCACGTACGACCCGCTGGGGCATGATGTTTATTGGTCTGCTGCAAGGCGTAGTGTGTTACCTGCTGATGACTTACCTCATCCCCCATAACAGTAGCTGGCTGTTCTATGGAATGCCTGTAACGATAGCGCTGACGTCGGCGATTCTGCTTTCTGTGGTCTCGTTTAAACAGCGCGCGCTGTGGTGCTGGATGGCGGTGATCTTCTGCGTCGTACTGGCGATGAGCATCTGGTTGAAGGGGCACGTTGCAGGAGGGAACCGGTGGAATGAGAATGAGATTTTCTTTGTCTACGGTTGGCGCCTCTTTCTCATGGCTATGCTGGCGTTACCCTGGATCCAGTACCAACTCCAT of the Citrobacter freundii genome contains:
- the pckA gene encoding phosphoenolpyruvate carboxykinase (ATP) — translated: MRVNNSLTPQDLEAYGINDVQDIVYNPSYDLLYQEELDPNLEGYERGVLTNLGAVAVDTGIFTGRSPKDKYIVRDDTTRDTLWWSDKGKGKNDNKPLSQETWQHLKGLVTQQLSGKRLFIVDAFCGANADTRLSVRFITEVAWQAHFVKNMFIRPSDEELLDFKPDFIVMNGAKCTNPQWKEQGLNSENFVAFNLTERIQLIGGTWYGGEMKKGMFSVMNYLLPLKGIASMHCSANVGEKGDVAVFFGLSGTGKTTLSTDPKRRLIGDDEHGWDDDGVFNFEGGCYAKTIKLSKDAEPEIYNAIRRDALLENVTVREDGSIDFDDGSKTENTRVSYPIYHIDNIVKPVSKAGHATKVIFLTADAFGVLPPVSRLTADQTQYHFLSGFTAKLAGTERGVTEPTPTFSACFGAAFLSLHPTQYAEVLVKRMQAAGAQAYLVNTGWNGTGKRISIKDTRAIIDAILNGSLDDAETFRLPMFDLAIPTELPGVDTRILDPRNTYASPEQWQEKANALAKLFIENFEKYTDTPAGAALVSAGPKL